The Methanosphaera cuniculi sequence AGGAGTTTTTTATTATATTCTGTTCTTTTATGATAACCCATTTGACCTTGCATTGCTACGGTCCACATTGTTCTATTAGGTGTCCATGGACCAATAGAACCAACGTGTCTTTCTATACCACTACGTGCTGCTTTACCATATTGGATTCTTACACCGAATCTTTTTACAGGTCCTTGAACTCCTTTACCTTTGGTGGTTGCTATTGCATCTGTAAATTCTCCTTCTTCAAATACATCTTGAGGAGTTACTTCTTGTCCTAATACACTTATTGCATAGTCAAGTTTATCTTGTACAGTTTTTCCACCTACACCGAATTCAAGTACTTCTGGTTTTTTCTTAGGCACACTGGTGAGTTTTGGTTTTGTGTGAACTAGAACTCTTATGTCAGCAATTTCATCGATTCTGCTTTTTAAATCTTCAAGTTTTGATTCCACATCTTCAAATTTTGGAACTGAGATTTTTCTTGATAATTCTTCATCTAAATTATCATTTGCGAGTACATCGGTTAATGTTTTTAATCCGTATGTTGTTTTTGTGTAAGCTCTAATTCCCAACACTACTAAAGGTGGTGCCTCTAATATTGTAACTGGAACTGATAGTTCCATGTTTTCTGTTGGAGAACCTTTTCTAGAATCCAGAGCCGTCACGTGGGTCATACCCACCTTGTATCCTGCGAATCCGAGCAGTCCAGCCTCGTCAGATTCTGGCCAGGTACTTACACTAGGTGTTTCCTTAGCCACTCTTTTACGTGGACTGAATGCAACCGATCCTTTTCTTGGTTGGTGATGTCTAGTCATGTCATTTTCTCCTTTATATTTAAAATTTTATCTAATAAATAATGTTCTTATTAAAACATCGTTATTTACAAAAGTTATTTTTACATAAAGTACCCTATTCTAGATTTAAAATATTAAAAATTGCTAGTGTACTAACTAATGCTTCCTCAGTCCTAACGGTTTCAGTACCTTGTTTAGGAACTGTGTTAATCTCATAATCAAGTTTTCGCTCATTTATTAAGCTGTTTATTCCAGAGTATGGACCTCCAAATAAAATAGCAACATGTTGAGCTTGTTTGATACTGTTTTGAACCTCATCAAGAATAGAAATAATGTTAGGAGCATATTTTGATGTACCAATAACCAAGTCTGGTTTATTTTTCATCATGGTTATGCTGTCATAGAGGTTACGGTCACTAGTAATTGTCTTATATCCCCAATAAACGCTATC is a genomic window containing:
- the rpl3p gene encoding 50S ribosomal protein L3, which translates into the protein MTRHHQPRKGSVAFSPRKRVAKETPSVSTWPESDEAGLLGFAGYKVGMTHVTALDSRKGSPTENMELSVPVTILEAPPLVVLGIRAYTKTTYGLKTLTDVLANDNLDEELSRKISVPKFEDVESKLEDLKSRIDEIADIRVLVHTKPKLTSVPKKKPEVLEFGVGGKTVQDKLDYAISVLGQEVTPQDVFEEGEFTDAIATTKGKGVQGPVKRFGVRIQYGKAARSGIERHVGSIGPWTPNRTMWTVAMQGQMGYHKRTEYNKKLLKIGNESEVDLINPDGGFVKYGLVKNNYIVVKGSLPGPSKRLVVLRKGVRNASKDATAPEISYISTTSKQGV